The sequence below is a genomic window from Humulus lupulus chromosome 3, drHumLupu1.1, whole genome shotgun sequence.
ACATCTCTAGGAATtggttgtttttttatttaaattttacagGTTTAAATACATGTTTATTGCTTTTGGGGCTTCATTAGATGGATGGAAGCAATGTAGACCAGTTATAGTGGTAGATGGAACATTTTTAAAGACAAAATGTGGAGGTACACTATATGCAGCTTGTGTTAAAGATGGAAACAATCAAATTTTTCCTCTCGCCTTTGGAATTGGGGATTCAGAAAATGACAATGCATGGATATGGTTCTTTACAAGACTAAAAGAAGCAATAGGAGATCGAGAAAACTTGTGCATAGTATCTGTCAGGCATAAAAGCATAAAAAATGCAGTTGAACAAGTGTATCCTGGTGTATATCATGGAGTTTGTCTTTATCATTTGAAGCAAAATCTAAGGACTAAGTTTAGGGGATTACATGTGCATGCCATATTTGAAACTGCTTCAAGAGCGTACTCAGCTCAAGAATATTATTCTGCCATGGCTGAATTATAGAAAATTAGCCCTGAAATGACCACTTATCTTTTGGAAGCAAAACCAGAAAAATGGGCTCGGCCATTCTTTCCAACGAAAAGGTATAACATTCTTACAAGTAACATTGCCGAATCTATAAATGCAGCAATTGTGCATGCGAGAGAATTGCCTATAACGTCGTTAATAGAAGCTATAAGAGAGATGCTACAAAGATGGTTTTCAACAAGAAAAGAAACAGCAATCAACCAATTTGTTGAGGTGACAAAATGGGCAAATGATGAAATGGAGATCAAACTTGATGTGGCATTTCGAATGAAGGTATGTTATTAAAGttacatttattttctttttgttcgGATTTTAAATTTATTGCTTAATAATTGTATTGTTTCACAGGTAGATGCAATTGATGCAATGAAATCTAGTGTCACATATGGTGATCGAGTGTTTGTTGTCGACTTGGAACAACATATGTGCACATGTAATGAATTTCAACTAGAGGGAATTCCATGTGCACATGCTATTGCAGCAATTAAAAGCAAGTGCTTGGACAAGTACAAATTTTGCTCAAATTGGTATAAAAATTCCGTTTTGAAAGAGACATATGCAGGATCAATTAATCCTCTTCCAGATAAAGATGATTGGAGTGTCCCAGATGAAATTATAGGAGATAGCATGAAAGCTCcaaaattcaaagtaaaacaaGGACGTCCCAAGAAAAAAAGAATTCCATCAACAGGAGAATTTCCCAAGCATGTTCGAACAGTCAAGTGTGGAAATTGCGGAATATTGGGGCATAATAGAAAGAATTGTAAAAGCCAACCAATTCTAAAAGAAGGATAACATTGAGTTGGGAATTGCATACATATCATGATCATTGAGATTGATTATTGTCCTTGAGTACAGTGCATTATGCATGAAAGCATGAACTGTTGTTATCTGTTGCAGTCTAAAGACTATAAAGATGCAATGTTATACATATTTGTTGCGTTGTGGACTTGTGGATAAGAATGTTTATACATTTATTAAAGTACATTTgctttttattatattattatctaTTTAATTTATGAAAAATAGGAATTGATATTAGTGAGAGATGAATTTGACAGAAAAAGGTTATAAAAGATGATAGATTATCATCTTTAAATTATGACAAATTTATCAGTtaatcttatttatttaaggcttgcggtttaaatttctaggcaaggtgtttaaatttaaaacataggggtttaaattttaagcttaggggtttaaatttaaacatAGTTGGTTAAATAgagttggattataaatagagcttaatggataaaaatttgataccatttagccttgtggttcaaaatttgattccatttagccatgtggttcaaaatttgaagccatttgcattgtggtttaaagttttatgaaagtggtttaaatttaaagcttagtggtttaaattcttaggcaagtggtttaaatttaaagcttaataGTTTAAATATAAAACTTTTTTGTTTAAAGATACTTGGATTATAAACCCTTTAGGCAAGTGCCATTTTCCCCGCCGCGGCGCACAGAATCTTTAGACATTAGAGCCGCGGCACTCATAATGAAACAAAAAATAGCAATTATTTGTCACTGGGCGCCGCGGTTCTAATTGatatgggccgcggcgcacagtcacacctaaaaataaaatatataatttttttttttttttttgccactaACAACTTCTGGTCTAAAATATTTGACGAATAAAGAAAttaggtttaaatttaaaaataattggtTAAATAGAGTTTTATTATAAGTAGAGCTTAATAGATAAAAATTTGATACCATTTAGCCTTGGGGTTTAAagtttaaggcaagtggtttaaatttaaagcttagtggtttaaatttaaaacattgagggtaaaagagacttggattataaaaatacataaattttggatcaaaattttataatatttatccttggggttcaaaatttgatgtcatttagcttaggggttcaaaatttataaattgtggttcaaaatttgattccatttagagttgtggttcaaaatttaattccatttagccatgtggttcaaaatttgatgcctttttttattgtggtttaaagttgtaggcaagtggtttaaatttaaaccttagtggtttaaatttaaaacataggggtttaaattttaagcttaggggtttaaatttaaaacatagttGGTTAAATAgagttggattataaatagagcttaatggataaaaatttgataccatttagccttgtggttcaaaatttaattccatttagccatgtggttcaaaatttgaagccatttgaattgtggtttaaagttttatgaaagtggtttacatttaaaccttagtggtttaaatttaaagcttagtggtttaaattcttAGGAAAGtgctttaaatttaaagcttaacagtttaaatttaaaacttagttgtTTAAAGACACTTGGATTATAAAAATAGCTTAAtggataaattttttaattttgagttcAAAATTATATACCATTTAGCCTAGTTGTTCAATATTTGATgtcatttggtttgtggtttacaTTCTTAGGTAAGTGGTTTAACTTTAAAGCAAAACGGTTTAAAATTAAAGCTTAGTAGTTTAaatagacttggattataaatagagcttaatagataaattttttaaaatcgcGATTAAAGAGGTTTAATTTTAAAGTTtagtgttttaaatttaaagcttagtggtttaaagagacttggaatataaatatagcttaatggataaaaatttataaattatggttcaaaatttgattccatttagccatgtggttcaaaatttgatgccatatGGTCTGgggtttaaatttttaaataagagGTTTAATTTTAAAGTTTAGGGGTTTAATGTTAAAGCTTATTggattaaatttaaaacattgtggtttaaagataCTTCGATTATAAATATATCTTAATGGATATAACTTTATAAATTATGAATCAAAATTTGAATCCATTTAGCATTGTGGttcaaatttaaaacattgtggtttaaagagacttgattTATAAGTAGAGCTTAACagataaaaatttatattttatttttcaaaacttgatgccatttagcattgtggttcaaaatttgatgccatttagtcTTGTGGTTCAAAGTTTGATGCCATCTGGATTGTTGTTTAAAATTATAGGAAAGTAGTTTAAATTTAAAGGTTAGGAGTTTACAATGTTTCTTGTTCAAGAAAAATAATTGCTATTTAAATTTTTAGACAAACGGTTTACATTTAAAGGTTAGGGGTTTAAATATAAaacttagtagtttaaatttaaaacattgtggtttaaagagacttgaatTATAACTCATATGGTAAAAATTAGTACCACTTGGGAAGTAATTCTCATTGCGAAACTCATATGGTAAGTTTATGATATCAAGCACAAAAACTCAGAGTTCCACAACTCTTGATTTCGAGGGTCAGTGAGCAATAAAAACATTCTTAAAACAAAAAGTATTGAGAATCATATTTTGTTGTTCTGATCATACATGACACAAGTTCTTTGCTAGAGTTTCATGACCGTGCTTCCTCTTGTACCTATGATCCCAAAATTCTAAGGCCATCTTCCTTCTCATATCAACAATATTGTTTGGACCAATTTTGAATGGAGACATCTCCATCATTAACAACTCAGCCATTTTTATCACGTAAATACCACAATCAAACATGCAAATTGgtaaaaacaaaattcaacagaAAAAATTGAGGAGAAAAGAAAAACTCAGCATACAAAGTAATTGAATCTTAACAAACTCACGTGTTATTCTGAAAAGGAGTTTCAACCCATGAGAACCTAAAATCCTCGCACATAGGTGCATAATGTTTACGTTTTTCATGGAAGCCCAAATAATCCAAAATGAATGGAAGAATTCTGCAATATTTCTTCACGTGTGTTTCAACATCTTCGTTATTGGGACTATTAAATGAGTCATAGATATAGATAATCTTTTTATCTATATGTAAAACTCCTAAGCTCCAATGATCTAAATAAATCCCCcttccttgtggaataagaaatGGCATGAAAACAAAGTCAACTTCAAACCATGACTTTCCAAATTTCAATATTTTTCCCAGAATGAAATCAATAATAGCCTTCATTTTGGGACATGGATGCTTTATCcttttatgttgatcatttttttttacatcTGAAATCATCTTCCTTAAATGAGCTTCATCACAACTAATTAGGGTCATGTAGTGATCAAAAACACAACTTGTTGTAGTACATTTCCGAAATGAAGGATAACAAGTATGAGACAATGCCTTCTTTCGCAAATAGTAAAAAGATatatcaatatgctgcaaaaaaaatatataaaaaaaacataaaatatataattcaattataacataacaaaattgaaaatgaaaacaaTCTAAAGTATGcacaatataataataaatgcTAGATAGTATAAAAACTTACATCGTTATTGATGAGACCTTCTGCATCACACAAATCAAAGAACCACTTTTTGTTGTCAATTTCTATTCCTCCCAATGATAAAGGTGATTTTAATTTGGCATGAAATGCAGCATATGGAGATGATTTACttctacaaaatcaacaaacatttataaaaagatatatataaaataataaaaaaaattgaaaagaaaacacAAAGACAATTCATTTACCTTTTCTTATTCATACCATGAGTGTACCACTCCAAGAAAAACGAAATTGCTTCTGGAACAGGCATAACTTCATATTCACTCTCAAATGGAAATATGCCTAAGAAATGACAAGTATTCTTTGCTTCTGTAGAGTTCACAGAAGAACAAAGCAATTCACTTGGTTCCACAATAGTTGTCATGGATGGTGGGGAAGCCATGATTGCACTTGAATCATCATGATCACTTTTCATTTGCTTCACTTCTTTTACTTCTTTTTGTTCTTCTGTTCCTCTAAAGTTCTTTGCAATATTTTCTTCCTTTTGATAGAATTTTTCATTGACAACCTACATATCAAAAAAATCAGCaactacaattaaaaaaaaaaaaaaattaatacatgtTTATGCAAGTATCATCAAATTCAAAGTTTATACTTGTGGGGCACTTTTTACAATTGACAGAGAAGGAGGAATGCATTTTGGATTGCTAGGAACAATCTCGCCAGTTGATCTCAACAGTGTAGAaggtttttttattttctctaaaattttagaaatatttgGTGGTTGCTTGCCATGTATGCTCCTCTTATTATAATTTTCTCTTTGTTCAATAGGGGCATTGCTTGCAAAATCCATGCATTCCTTCAAATAATAAAAGATGAAAGTTAAGAAcatgataattaaatgaaaattaacacaaaactttattgaaaaatagataatattttaaatttgtacCTTTGGTTGAGGAACACATTCAGGACTACTTAGAAGTATTTCACCACTTAACAAATCATTTATGCATGCTTGCAAATCCTCTTGAGCAGATAACTTTATAGTTTTCTCTGAAACTTTGGAATCTTGCACatatttcaaacattttttgCTTCTCTCTTTCACTTGTTCTCCTTCTTCATGTATGCATTTCTTTAAATCATTTTGTTTCACAAATTTCTTAATTAGTTGTTCATAATCTTCTATTTGTTTCTTCATGGCATCTGTATCTTTCGTTCTCTCATCAATTTGTGCCATGCATATATTAATCTGACCAATTCCACTTTTAATTTCAACAATATCTTTTTTTATTTCAATGATCTCCTCTTTGAGCTCCTAGGAAAAAACCTCATAGGTGACAGaacaaattagaaaaaaaaaaaagagaaaacaaaatatactaaaatataaACCGCAAGTCctaaacaaaaatgaaaaaaaaaaagaacatacattattaaattatgaaaaaataGTAGATAATATAAATATACCTTCAATATTGAAATAATTTCTTCATCAATTGAGCTACTTTTTGTCTTGTTACTCATCATTGAGGGGGGATTGTTTGCATCCATGTATATTCCTCTTTCAAGAATTACTGTGTCAGTAAACATACCATTAAGGTGTAATGACTCTTTTTCCGCTCTAGATGGAGACAAACAAACATAATCAAcctatatacataaaaataagaaaatcaaTGAACAAAACAAAATTGTTAACAGTACAACAATTGAAATTAATTGAAGAACAatactaaaaatataaatatatatatgaatacgtACTTTTGATTTTTGGAAAACTTTAGACCAAATTGATCGGAGATTGTTCACTTTAGTTGACTTCCAATTTAAGATTCTAAGGATTTTTGAACTTACACGAGCGCCAAACAAAGATCCCAATGATGGAATAACCTCATAACCCCACACTTGGAAAGCCACAGGGAAGCCGCACAACTCATAATTGTTTTTTTGCAAATCCAAAACACTTGAAATACTCCCAATAGTTTCATTGAACGAACGACGACCCCATGGATAATTCTCAAACTTTTGTTCATCATCAACCAATTTCAAAACAAAATCATCAACAAACCTGTCACCTCTTTTACTTTCTAAAATGTTTTGCACAATATGTACTTTAGCTATCTTAACGGCATCTTCGTCATCTATTTTTGAAGACATGAGAAGGTTTTTCAAGTCATTTCTTGAGATTGATGATTTCCCAGAGAAGTACTTTTCTATTAATCTATTGGGTTGAACACTATGATCAACATCAGTAGGAAGCTGGGAACAATTTAGACCAGTTATTAGAGCAAATTCTTCAATTCCAAACTTTGCTCTTTTCCCTCCAAAGATCATTTGGATGTCTTGTCTACTAGAGCTACCCTCCTCATGAAGAATTAGAGAATGAACAATCATGGAACAAACTTTTAGGTTACTATTAATATCTAAGAGAAATCCCAAGCATGAATCCTTTAACTTTTCAAATTGAGCATCAGTTAGAGAATTCTCGATACAACGGAAATTGAGTTGATGATCTTGAAAATTAACTTTCATTTGATTCTTAGCAAAAATCAGCTTATTTGGACTTAAATTCtgcacataaaaataaaaaaaaatagaaaacaaataattaaatcgAAAACAttatcttcttttattttttaaagcaAAAAAAGAAACATATATAAACAATGTAAAATTACCTtgaaaaaattcaattttttatgATAATAACCTGATTTCCTATTCTTCTTCGTGATACGAGCTTTCTTTGCCATATCTTACATAAAAAACAAGCAAAAGATATAAACAACATGTTTTTAAAATAACAATTCCagctttaaaatatatatatatatataaaaagaacaaACAAAACACATAATATTGAAGACATTTTCATACATTTAATCATGGAATTTAATGtcctataaatataataatattgaatCAAAATCGCATATTCTCAGGATTATACAAACTGCAATTTAGTTAAGACATTTTGTCAAACACTTACAAGGCATGAAAATCAattcaacaaaagagtaataaaATCCTTATTCTTAATACTATACAATTGAATTTCAGTTGAAGTATTTTGTCAAACAGatacaatgcatgataatgaactAAAATcaaagcattaaaataatcattaTTGGATGCATGGATAAGTTAAGTGAAACAatgaat
It includes:
- the LOC133824332 gene encoding uncharacterized protein LOC133824332 is translated as MTTYLLEAKPEKWARPFFPTKRYNILTSNIAESINAAIVHARELPITSLIEAIREMLQRWFSTRKETAINQFVEVTKWANDEMEIKLDVAFRMKVDAIDAMKSSVTYGDRVFVVDLEQHMCTCNEFQLEGIPCAHAIAAIKSKCLDKYKFCSNWYKNSVLKETYAGSINPLPDKDDWSVPDEIIGDSMKAPKFKSKDYKDAMLYIFVALWTCG